The following are encoded in a window of Nibricoccus aquaticus genomic DNA:
- a CDS encoding lipocalin family protein, which yields MSRTLLAAIAVITLTLSGCMSTSSSKPARDLTTVKHVDLARYMGDWHVIAHIPYVLEKGKVATTDRYRLREDGKIETTFLFRKESLDAPQKQWNGVSWVVDKTTNAEWRVQFIWPLRAAYRVLELDADYRWAVVSSGDGDLIWILSRARTMDDATYTTIVEKVRSRGLGADELARVLQPVR from the coding sequence ATGTCCCGCACACTTCTCGCCGCGATCGCGGTAATCACCCTCACACTCTCTGGCTGCATGTCCACTTCCTCATCAAAACCCGCGCGAGATCTGACGACGGTCAAGCATGTGGATCTCGCGAGGTACATGGGCGACTGGCATGTGATCGCCCATATTCCCTACGTGCTTGAGAAGGGAAAAGTCGCCACGACGGACCGGTATCGGCTTCGTGAGGACGGGAAAATCGAGACGACGTTTCTTTTCCGGAAAGAGAGTCTCGATGCTCCGCAAAAGCAGTGGAACGGCGTGTCGTGGGTGGTTGATAAAACGACCAACGCCGAGTGGCGGGTGCAGTTCATCTGGCCCCTGCGGGCGGCGTACCGGGTGCTCGAGCTCGATGCGGATTATCGGTGGGCGGTGGTCAGCAGTGGCGATGGGGATCTGATCTGGATTTTGTCACGTGCACGAACGATGGACGATGCCACTTACACCACGATCGTGGAAAAGGTGCGGAGCCGGGGGCTCGGGGCTGACGAACTCGCGCGCGTGCTTCAGCCGGTGCGCTGA
- a CDS encoding CsbD family protein codes for MKSSTQDKAEGTAKDLKGKIKEGAGKLVGNERLQSEGRADQVEGKVQKKVGDVKKVFDR; via the coding sequence ATGAAATCAAGTACTCAAGATAAGGCCGAAGGCACAGCCAAAGATTTGAAAGGCAAAATCAAGGAAGGTGCTGGCAAGCTCGTCGGTAACGAACGCCTGCAATCCGAAGGCCGTGCCGATCAAGTCGAAGGCAAGGTGCAGAAAAAAGTCGGCGACGTTAAGAAGGTTTTTGACCGCTGA
- a CDS encoding entericidin A/B family lipoprotein: MKTKPSFFKLTAFITVLLGALVFSGCHTMEGAGKDIQKAGDKLEDAAK, translated from the coding sequence ATGAAAACCAAACCATCCTTCTTCAAGCTGACCGCTTTTATCACCGTCCTTCTCGGCGCACTTGTCTTCTCGGGCTGCCATACGATGGAAGGTGCCGGCAAAGACATCCAAAAGGCCGGCGATAAACTCGAAGACGCGGCGAAGTAA
- a CDS encoding DUF4190 domain-containing protein: protein MTTLPPPVPTASQSIQKTSGLAIAALVCGILSIIGGAIFIIPLLLAIIFGHIALSQCNRDPQLGGKGMAIAGLSLGYASILFAGLLAAMAIPAFQKVRENSMQKAMSNNARQIAAAAQQVMIMNGNKPVSFTIDPANGRVTGPLAEYVPYVTPGTVGVDSTFANDVDGFSLQHPKTYGGKEVRFDAEGRLSMER, encoded by the coding sequence ATGACAACCCTGCCCCCACCCGTCCCCACCGCATCGCAGTCCATCCAAAAAACCTCCGGCCTCGCCATCGCCGCGCTCGTCTGCGGCATCCTGAGCATCATCGGCGGCGCGATCTTCATCATCCCGCTTTTGCTCGCGATCATCTTCGGCCACATTGCCCTCTCCCAATGCAACCGGGACCCTCAGCTCGGCGGCAAAGGCATGGCCATCGCAGGTCTGTCCCTGGGCTACGCATCCATCCTTTTCGCCGGTCTCCTCGCCGCCATGGCCATCCCCGCGTTTCAAAAAGTCCGCGAAAACTCCATGCAGAAGGCCATGTCCAATAACGCCCGCCAGATCGCCGCCGCCGCCCAGCAAGTGATGATCATGAACGGCAACAAACCCGTCTCCTTCACCATCGACCCGGCCAACGGCAGAGTCACCGGCCCGCTCGCCGAGTATGTCCCCTATGTCACCCCCGGCACCGTCGGCGTGGACTCCACCTTCGCCAATGACGTGGACGGCTTTTCCCTCCAGCACCCCAAGACCTACGGCGGCAAAGAAGTCCGCTTCGATGCCGAGGGCCGCTTGAGCATGGAACGCTGA
- a CDS encoding tetratricopeptide repeat protein: MSPPPALPPPLPSERRRSLFIQLSLVALAAIALGIFATVTTADTRRTQRLTRQLMALSDQGKFREGLALAEKELPHTKPNAALYFAMENLHFGVDDLAQTKLFGGKTLELNPDNEMAARMIMIVCRKYEDYAHGIDVGRAWIAANTHGTSIYKDLALICDDAGRDTEAFTFAAEGFRRAPSHARIASIYFYYAFEANGVEPTLREVESWTARYTPEAFFWAQVGKGLSDAGSWEEALPRLELALKMGSDDESVLTEILDCYRSLKATDRATAFVEKLQKTREPGSAIWRNLGAIYYDAGEFEKALTTSQKARDLDPKNAITTANILFTLYELKRSQEAFDLGQQWLATSGHVPTATLQRSIGHVAFALNRWPEAEHHYRASLSLAPDNVNSARDLISTLVEAKRIGEAVSFGMTWREAHPKISDTSFDLSLAKAREKAAEANTP, encoded by the coding sequence ATGTCGCCCCCGCCCGCCCTGCCTCCGCCACTGCCCTCTGAACGCAGACGGAGCCTCTTCATCCAGTTGTCGCTCGTCGCGCTGGCGGCCATCGCCCTCGGGATTTTCGCAACGGTCACCACGGCCGATACCCGCCGCACACAGCGCCTCACCCGGCAGCTCATGGCGCTTTCCGATCAGGGAAAATTCCGCGAGGGCCTCGCTCTCGCGGAAAAGGAATTACCCCACACCAAGCCCAATGCCGCGCTCTACTTCGCCATGGAGAATCTCCACTTCGGCGTGGACGATCTCGCGCAGACGAAACTCTTCGGCGGCAAAACGCTGGAACTGAATCCCGATAACGAAATGGCCGCGCGCATGATCATGATCGTGTGCCGCAAGTACGAGGACTACGCCCACGGCATCGACGTCGGCCGCGCCTGGATAGCCGCCAACACCCACGGCACCAGTATCTACAAGGATCTCGCGCTCATCTGCGACGACGCCGGCCGCGACACCGAGGCATTCACCTTCGCCGCCGAAGGATTTCGCCGCGCACCGTCTCACGCTCGCATCGCCAGCATCTACTTCTACTACGCGTTTGAAGCAAACGGCGTGGAGCCCACGCTCCGCGAGGTCGAGTCGTGGACCGCCCGATACACACCCGAGGCCTTCTTCTGGGCTCAGGTGGGCAAGGGTCTCTCCGATGCCGGCAGCTGGGAAGAGGCGCTCCCTCGCTTGGAACTCGCACTGAAAATGGGCTCCGACGACGAAAGCGTTCTCACCGAAATCCTCGACTGCTACCGCAGCCTAAAAGCCACCGACCGCGCCACCGCCTTTGTGGAAAAACTCCAGAAAACCCGCGAACCGGGCTCCGCGATCTGGCGAAACCTCGGCGCGATTTACTACGACGCAGGCGAGTTCGAGAAAGCGCTGACGACATCTCAAAAAGCCCGCGACCTCGATCCCAAGAACGCCATCACCACCGCCAATATCCTCTTCACGCTCTACGAACTGAAACGCTCCCAAGAAGCCTTCGACCTGGGCCAACAATGGCTCGCGACCAGCGGCCACGTCCCCACCGCTACGCTCCAACGCTCCATCGGTCACGTTGCTTTCGCCCTGAACCGCTGGCCCGAGGCCGAGCACCACTACCGCGCATCCCTCTCGCTCGCTCCCGACAACGTCAACTCAGCGCGCGATCTCATCTCCACACTCGTCGAAGCGAAACGCATCGGCGAAGCCGTCTCGTTCGGCATGACCTGGCGCGAAGCGCATCCCAAAATCTCTGACACTTCCTTCGATCTGAGCCTCGCCAAAGCCCGCGAAAAAGCCGCCGAAGCGAATACACCCTGA
- the ndk gene encoding nucleoside-diphosphate kinase, with the protein MQKTLIIFKPDCVQKKHVGAVLGRFEQAGFSLIGAKMIRLTPALLREHYSHVADKPFYPEIEKFMSSHPVLVAALQGDNIVAKVRELLGPTDSKKAAKGTIRGDFGADMMVNVVHASDSEENGKIEIARFFKADEIFA; encoded by the coding sequence ATGCAGAAAACCCTCATCATCTTTAAGCCTGACTGCGTGCAGAAGAAACACGTCGGCGCGGTCCTCGGCCGCTTCGAGCAAGCCGGTTTCTCCCTCATCGGGGCCAAAATGATCCGCCTCACACCGGCTCTTCTCCGCGAGCATTACTCGCATGTGGCCGACAAGCCGTTCTATCCCGAGATCGAGAAGTTCATGTCTTCCCATCCGGTCCTCGTCGCCGCCCTTCAGGGGGACAATATCGTCGCCAAAGTGCGCGAGCTCCTCGGGCCAACCGATTCGAAGAAGGCAGCCAAGGGCACGATCCGCGGCGACTTCGGCGCCGACATGATGGTGAACGTGGTTCACGCCTCCGACAGCGAGGAAAACGGCAAGATCGAGATCGCCCGCTTTTTCAAAGCCGACGAGATCTTCGCTTAA
- the ligA gene encoding NAD-dependent DNA ligase LigA codes for MSPAEAQVRIIALRSEISHHDSLYYRRAQPEISDFDYDRLKRELADLEKQFPEAVASSGGASPTAQIGDDRTEGFARVKHRQAMTTLDNTYDEGELRDFHARMVKAFGTEELAYTVEPKIDGVAVSLTYEKGKLTRAVTRGDGEEGDDVTVNVRTLRGLPEKLTPPADLLAGALPDLIEIRGEIYLRDEEFRRINQLQEETGEAPYANPRNLAAGTLKQLDRNLVKSRRLEIVLYGLGACEPEPTALGIDSQTAFQEKLRAWGLPVVEKFWSVLGIDAVVSAIRELDALRRKFVYATDGAVVKLDAFAKQRVVGFRGTDAQGRAQEARKLSPRWACAYKFAPDRAETRVKAITIQVGRTGALTPVAELEPVLLAGTTVKRATLHNADEIARKDVRVGDSVLVEKAGEIIPAVVQVLVEKRPPTCEPYVFPTSCPVCGTPVVRAEGEVVWRCPNQECPEKVKRRIEHFTSKACLDIDGLGEEMVDLLLKQGLIKNAADIFDLKVEQLLPLKKSGEIWAGNLIKGIAARRTADLWRVIHGLGIPQVGAASAKDLARRFRSLDALVESSLDDVIKIDGFGEKTAESVRAWFNVPANRALIAELQHAGLNPTPPVATASAGAIAGKTIVLTGTLPTLSREQAAEKIEAAGGKVSTSVSKKTHYLLAGEEAGSKLEKAKSLGVAVIDEAEFLRLLAVGDSGE; via the coding sequence ATGTCTCCCGCCGAAGCCCAGGTCCGCATCATCGCGCTGCGATCCGAGATCAGTCATCACGACTCGCTCTACTACCGTCGCGCGCAGCCGGAGATCAGCGACTTCGACTACGACCGTTTGAAGCGCGAGCTAGCGGATCTGGAGAAACAATTTCCCGAGGCTGTCGCGAGTTCGGGCGGGGCGTCGCCGACGGCGCAGATCGGCGATGACCGCACGGAAGGTTTCGCGCGCGTGAAGCACCGGCAGGCGATGACCACGCTCGACAACACGTACGACGAGGGCGAGCTGCGCGACTTTCACGCGCGCATGGTGAAGGCCTTCGGCACCGAAGAACTCGCGTACACGGTCGAGCCGAAGATCGATGGCGTCGCGGTGAGCCTGACGTACGAAAAAGGAAAGCTCACGCGCGCGGTCACACGTGGCGACGGCGAGGAAGGCGACGACGTCACGGTTAACGTGCGCACATTGCGCGGACTGCCCGAGAAGCTCACGCCGCCCGCCGATCTGCTGGCGGGAGCACTGCCCGATCTGATCGAGATCCGTGGGGAAATTTATCTGCGCGACGAAGAGTTTCGCCGCATCAACCAGCTCCAGGAAGAGACCGGCGAAGCGCCGTATGCGAATCCGCGCAATCTCGCGGCGGGCACGCTCAAGCAGCTCGACCGGAATCTGGTGAAGTCGCGCCGACTGGAAATCGTGCTCTACGGACTCGGCGCGTGCGAGCCGGAGCCGACGGCGCTGGGCATCGATTCGCAGACGGCGTTTCAGGAAAAACTGCGCGCGTGGGGACTGCCGGTCGTGGAGAAATTTTGGAGTGTGCTCGGCATCGACGCGGTCGTGTCGGCGATTCGGGAACTCGATGCGTTGCGGAGGAAATTCGTTTACGCGACGGATGGCGCGGTGGTGAAGCTCGATGCGTTTGCGAAGCAGCGCGTGGTCGGCTTTCGCGGGACCGATGCGCAGGGCCGCGCGCAGGAGGCGCGGAAACTTTCGCCGCGCTGGGCGTGCGCGTACAAGTTCGCGCCGGATCGCGCCGAGACGCGCGTGAAGGCGATCACGATTCAAGTCGGCCGCACGGGTGCGCTCACGCCGGTGGCGGAGCTGGAGCCGGTGTTGCTCGCGGGCACGACGGTGAAGCGCGCGACGCTGCACAACGCCGACGAGATCGCGCGCAAGGATGTGCGCGTAGGCGACAGCGTGCTCGTCGAGAAGGCGGGAGAAATCATTCCCGCGGTCGTGCAGGTGCTCGTCGAGAAACGTCCGCCGACGTGCGAGCCGTATGTGTTTCCCACGAGTTGTCCGGTGTGCGGCACCCCGGTGGTGCGCGCGGAAGGCGAAGTCGTGTGGCGTTGCCCGAATCAGGAGTGCCCCGAGAAAGTGAAACGCCGTATCGAGCATTTCACGTCGAAGGCATGTCTGGATATCGACGGATTGGGCGAGGAGATGGTGGATCTGTTGCTGAAGCAGGGACTCATCAAAAACGCGGCCGACATCTTTGACCTGAAGGTGGAGCAGCTGCTGCCGCTGAAAAAATCCGGCGAGATCTGGGCGGGAAATTTGATCAAAGGCATCGCTGCGCGGCGCACAGCCGATCTGTGGCGCGTGATCCACGGCCTCGGTATCCCGCAAGTCGGCGCGGCGTCGGCGAAGGATCTGGCGCGGCGGTTTCGCTCGCTCGATGCGTTGGTGGAGTCGTCGTTGGATGACGTCATCAAGATCGACGGTTTCGGAGAGAAGACGGCCGAGTCGGTACGCGCGTGGTTTAACGTCCCGGCAAATCGCGCGTTGATCGCTGAGCTGCAGCACGCCGGGCTGAATCCGACGCCACCGGTTGCGACTGCTTCGGCGGGGGCGATTGCGGGGAAGACTATCGTGCTTACGGGCACGCTGCCGACGCTCTCGCGAGAGCAAGCGGCGGAGAAGATCGAAGCGGCCGGCGGCAAAGTCAGCACGAGCGTAAGCAAGAAAACGCATTACCTGCTCGCGGGCGAAGAGGCCGGCTCGAAGTTGGAGAAGGCGAAGTCACTGGGCGTGGCGGTGATCGATGAGGCGGAGTTTTTGCGGCTGCTGGCGGTCGGCGATTCGGGCGAGTAG
- a CDS encoding VanZ family protein — MTQPSSTTHPQPPGARSSRAVFWPLVLMALIFFASSNSQIAAPNVSGIDKFGHFVVYGWLGVLWARVPWVTRWKPLGVWTAVAVASLYGITDEFHQSFTPGRGVEFADWLADTVGALVAVTIYARWHGLRRWLEGGLFSRG, encoded by the coding sequence GTGACGCAACCGTCTTCCACGACTCACCCACAGCCGCCGGGCGCGCGCTCTTCGCGGGCGGTGTTCTGGCCGCTGGTGTTGATGGCGCTGATTTTTTTCGCGTCGTCGAACAGCCAGATCGCGGCGCCGAATGTCAGCGGGATCGACAAGTTCGGGCATTTCGTCGTATACGGCTGGCTGGGCGTGTTGTGGGCGCGGGTGCCGTGGGTGACGCGGTGGAAACCGCTCGGGGTGTGGACGGCGGTGGCGGTGGCGTCGCTCTACGGAATCACGGACGAGTTTCACCAGAGCTTCACGCCGGGGCGGGGCGTCGAATTTGCCGACTGGCTGGCGGACACGGTGGGCGCGCTGGTGGCGGTGACGATCTATGCGCGCTGGCATGGGTTGCGGCGGTGGCTGGAGGGCGGACTTTTTTCGCGCGGTTGA
- a CDS encoding DUF2971 domain-containing protein: MPTNWSKFSAPDIRDPGPFDGQIILYHYCDANAFVNILKTGKIWLSHRASLNDTQEGKWVLTLLSEMTEKTSDLETKGFLENIRFSLEDELHDIFLCSFSKQGDQLGQWRAYADNGAGFALGFRPENFDVPFQIPAQTTVPEESLGFVEMVYKSRMTSSGIVVQIVSECLGGERTPESIRACVQELREIALQLKNPSFEEEQEVRLAYTPTLRSKIPEPGVRIKGVLQGIKFRPARFGVTAYFEVPFTTLGTEDALAQVMVGPRNLSDPATLYALLSEHGFHRARIKLSTASYR, encoded by the coding sequence ATGCCGACTAATTGGTCTAAGTTTTCCGCGCCGGACATCCGTGATCCAGGGCCTTTTGATGGGCAGATCATCCTCTACCATTATTGCGACGCGAATGCCTTTGTTAATATACTCAAAACTGGCAAGATTTGGCTATCTCACCGAGCTTCTTTGAATGACACGCAAGAGGGGAAATGGGTGCTGACGCTACTCTCAGAAATGACTGAGAAAACTTCCGATCTGGAGACGAAAGGTTTTTTGGAGAACATTCGCTTCTCGTTGGAAGATGAACTTCACGACATCTTCCTTTGTTCATTTTCCAAACAGGGAGACCAACTTGGACAGTGGCGGGCATATGCAGACAACGGCGCGGGATTTGCGCTTGGATTCCGGCCTGAAAATTTCGATGTACCGTTTCAAATTCCGGCGCAGACAACAGTTCCAGAGGAGTCTTTAGGATTTGTTGAGATGGTCTATAAAAGCCGGATGACCTCGTCTGGCATTGTCGTCCAAATCGTGAGCGAGTGTCTTGGAGGTGAGCGCACCCCAGAGAGTATCCGCGCATGTGTTCAAGAATTGCGTGAAATCGCGCTACAGCTGAAAAATCCATCGTTTGAAGAGGAACAGGAAGTTCGACTCGCTTATACTCCGACATTGCGCAGCAAAATCCCCGAGCCAGGCGTTCGCATCAAAGGGGTTCTTCAAGGGATTAAATTTCGTCCAGCGCGTTTCGGCGTTACAGCTTATTTCGAGGTGCCATTTACCACACTCGGAACGGAGGACGCGTTGGCGCAGGTTATGGTAGGGCCGAGAAATCTTTCAGACCCAGCTACGCTTTACGCGTTGTTGAGCGAGCACGGATTCCATCGAGCTAGAATAAAACTCTCGACCGCTTCCTACAGATAG
- the yjfF gene encoding galactofuranose ABC transporter, permease protein YjfF, translated as MNPFVRRNLPLISTAAIFILLFASASLKYDGFFSGSVLVNIFSDNAVLGITAVGMTLVIFAGGIDLSVGAVVAYTSIFSAILIQRGEHPGAVAFYVLSLGALFGAFMGTLIHVFKQPAFLITLAGMFLARGMGFWVSNESTSITHPLYDSLSRFELSIGENVHVPLTALLLLATIVVGYVVAHFTRFGRNLLAIGGSEQSALLMGLPVGATKIAAYTLNSTLAAFAGLVATLYTGSGNPSLGVGLELDSIAIVVIGGTLLAGGRGHMIGTLFGILVFGTIQSAILFDGRLDSAWVRIVVAALLLTFILLQRAIVRSTAKR; from the coding sequence ATGAATCCGTTCGTACGTCGCAACCTTCCCCTGATTTCGACAGCAGCGATTTTTATCCTGCTCTTCGCCTCGGCATCACTGAAGTACGACGGCTTTTTCTCGGGCAGTGTGCTCGTGAATATTTTTTCCGACAATGCGGTCCTCGGGATCACCGCTGTGGGCATGACATTGGTCATCTTCGCAGGTGGCATCGATCTATCGGTGGGCGCAGTGGTGGCGTACACATCGATTTTCTCTGCGATTCTGATCCAACGCGGTGAGCATCCGGGGGCGGTGGCGTTCTATGTACTCAGCCTCGGCGCCTTGTTCGGCGCGTTCATGGGCACGCTGATCCATGTCTTCAAACAACCGGCGTTTCTGATCACGCTCGCGGGCATGTTTCTCGCGCGCGGGATGGGCTTCTGGGTGAGCAATGAATCCACGAGTATCACGCATCCGCTCTACGACAGCCTCTCGCGTTTCGAACTCTCGATTGGCGAGAACGTGCACGTGCCGCTGACAGCGCTGCTGCTTCTGGCGACCATCGTGGTCGGTTATGTCGTGGCGCACTTCACGCGCTTCGGCCGCAACCTGCTCGCCATCGGCGGCAGCGAACAATCCGCGCTGCTCATGGGCCTGCCCGTCGGCGCGACCAAGATCGCCGCCTACACGCTCAACAGCACGCTCGCGGCTTTCGCGGGACTCGTCGCCACGCTCTACACCGGCTCGGGCAATCCCAGCCTCGGCGTGGGCCTCGAACTCGACTCCATCGCGATCGTCGTGATCGGCGGCACGCTGCTCGCCGGCGGACGCGGCCACATGATCGGCACGCTGTTCGGCATCCTCGTTTTCGGCACGATCCAGTCGGCGATCCTCTTCGATGGACGCCTCGACTCGGCCTGGGTGCGCATCGTGGTCGCGGCCTTGCTGCTCACGTTTATCCTGCTGCAACGCGCGATCGTCCGCAGCACGGCGAAACGCTGA
- a CDS encoding ABC transporter permease translates to MIDYAIPQTPPPARSPLIWPLAGLGLLLVINVIINPAFLKISILDGHLYGLPIDILNQGSRGMLLALGMTLVIATGGVDLAVGSLMAVAGAVTSTLLVQHGASLPVAILAGVSVTALGGLLSGLMVSWLGLQPIVATLILMIAGRGVAQKITGGEVIVVQNPSFEFLGNGFVLGLPFSILLVGVFYLLAQLFLRRTAAGLFIEAVGDNEKAARFAGLSAAKVKALVYVFSGICAGVAGLLATSNIRAADPYRAGEMMELDAIFAVVVGGTALTGGRFLIAGAFVGALLLQTLTTTMYVVGVPPDVATVPKALLIIVVCVAQSDVTRGWLRGLFKRRAL, encoded by the coding sequence ATGATCGACTACGCGATTCCGCAAACGCCGCCGCCCGCACGTTCGCCGCTGATCTGGCCGCTGGCCGGTCTCGGGCTGCTGCTGGTGATCAACGTGATCATCAATCCAGCGTTCCTGAAAATCTCGATTCTCGATGGCCATCTCTACGGCCTGCCGATCGATATTCTGAACCAGGGCTCGCGCGGCATGTTGCTCGCGCTGGGCATGACGCTCGTCATCGCCACCGGCGGCGTCGATCTCGCAGTCGGCTCGCTCATGGCCGTGGCCGGCGCGGTCACGTCAACGCTTCTGGTTCAGCACGGCGCGTCTCTTCCGGTCGCGATTCTCGCGGGCGTGAGTGTGACGGCGCTCGGCGGTTTGTTGAGCGGCTTGATGGTGTCGTGGCTCGGCCTCCAGCCGATCGTCGCAACGCTGATCCTGATGATCGCCGGACGCGGCGTGGCGCAAAAAATCACCGGTGGCGAAGTGATCGTGGTGCAAAATCCCTCCTTCGAATTTCTCGGCAACGGCTTCGTGCTCGGCCTGCCGTTCTCGATTCTGCTGGTCGGCGTATTCTATCTTCTGGCACAGCTTTTCCTCCGGCGCACGGCGGCCGGTTTGTTCATCGAAGCGGTGGGCGACAACGAGAAGGCCGCCCGCTTCGCCGGTCTTTCGGCGGCCAAGGTGAAGGCGCTCGTGTATGTGTTCAGCGGCATTTGCGCAGGCGTGGCCGGGTTGCTGGCGACCTCGAATATCCGCGCGGCCGATCCTTATCGCGCGGGTGAGATGATGGAGCTCGATGCGATCTTCGCCGTCGTGGTCGGTGGCACGGCGCTCACGGGTGGACGATTCTTGATCGCTGGCGCGTTTGTCGGCGCGCTGCTTCTGCAAACACTCACGACCACGATGTATGTGGTCGGTGTGCCGCCGGATGTCGCCACGGTGCCGAAGGCGCTTCTTATCATCGTGGTCTGTGTCGCGCAGTCGGATGTCACACGTGGCTGGTTGCGCGGCCTTTTCAAAAGGAGGGCGCTATGA
- a CDS encoding sugar ABC transporter ATP-binding protein, whose translation MSSTPLLQMRGIGKRFPGVVALAGVDLSVRSGEIHALLGENGAGKSTLIKVLTGVYSLDDGQILLDGKSVRPATPKDAEDCGISTVYQEVNLIPALSVAENIGLGRQPGKLGFLNWGALRRHAREVLARLDLQSIDVDAELGSLSVAMQQMVAIARALDLKAKLLILDEPTASLDEKEVADLFAVMRRLKGEGLGIIFVTHFLDQVYAVTDRITVLRNGALVGEYLTAELPRLKLVSRMIGREVHDNAPRSADLKAVADNAECVVETKGIARRGAINPIDLTIRKGEVTGLAGLLGSGRSETARLIFGIDSADGGEIHVKGKKVPMSSPREAIAHGFAFCSEDRKVEGILPNLSVRENLIFALQAKRGAWKTLSHEEQMTLCNHYITALRIKTASTETAIRNLSGGNQQKVLLARWLATQPELIILDEPTRGIDIGARAEIEQLIHKLRADGIAVLLISSEIEEIVRNSTRVVVLRERRKTCELVGDEIDPSRLMRAMAGGHETS comes from the coding sequence ATGAGTTCCACCCCGCTGCTTCAAATGCGCGGCATCGGGAAACGATTTCCCGGTGTCGTCGCTCTCGCGGGCGTGGATCTCAGCGTTCGCTCCGGTGAAATTCACGCGCTCCTCGGCGAAAACGGCGCGGGCAAATCGACACTCATCAAAGTCCTCACGGGCGTTTACTCGCTCGATGACGGCCAGATCCTGCTGGATGGAAAATCCGTCCGTCCGGCCACGCCAAAAGATGCCGAGGACTGCGGCATCAGCACGGTTTACCAGGAGGTGAATCTGATTCCTGCGCTCTCCGTCGCCGAGAATATCGGCCTCGGTCGTCAGCCGGGAAAACTGGGTTTCCTCAACTGGGGCGCACTCCGCCGCCACGCGCGCGAAGTGCTCGCACGCCTCGATCTCCAGTCCATCGACGTTGATGCCGAACTCGGCTCGTTGTCGGTCGCGATGCAGCAGATGGTCGCCATCGCGCGTGCTCTCGATCTCAAGGCGAAGCTCCTGATTCTCGACGAGCCGACCGCCAGCCTCGATGAAAAGGAAGTCGCTGATCTTTTCGCCGTCATGCGCCGTCTGAAAGGCGAGGGGCTCGGCATCATTTTCGTCACGCATTTTCTCGATCAGGTTTACGCGGTCACCGATCGCATCACGGTGCTTCGCAACGGCGCTCTGGTAGGCGAGTACCTCACCGCCGAGCTGCCCCGCCTGAAACTTGTGAGCCGCATGATCGGCCGTGAAGTCCACGACAACGCCCCGCGCTCTGCCGATCTGAAAGCCGTCGCCGACAACGCCGAATGCGTCGTCGAGACCAAGGGCATCGCCCGTCGCGGTGCGATCAACCCGATCGATCTCACCATCCGCAAAGGCGAGGTCACCGGGCTCGCCGGTCTGCTCGGCTCCGGCCGCTCCGAGACGGCGCGACTCATCTTCGGCATCGATTCGGCGGATGGCGGCGAGATTCACGTGAAAGGGAAAAAAGTCCCGATGTCGTCTCCGCGTGAAGCGATCGCGCACGGTTTCGCGTTTTGCTCCGAGGACCGGAAGGTCGAGGGCATTCTCCCGAATCTTTCCGTCCGCGAGAATCTGATCTTCGCCCTCCAGGCCAAACGCGGCGCGTGGAAAACGCTTTCGCACGAGGAGCAGATGACGCTCTGCAATCACTATATCACCGCGCTGCGTATCAAGACCGCCAGCACGGAGACCGCGATCCGCAATCTCTCCGGCGGCAACCAGCAAAAAGTTCTCCTCGCCCGCTGGCTCGCGACGCAGCCGGAGCTGATCATTCTCGATGAACCGACGCGCGGCATCGACATCGGCGCCCGCGCCGAGATCGAGCAGTTGATCCACAAGCTCCGCGCCGACGGCATCGCGGTGCTGCTCATTTCCTCGGAGATCGAAGAGATCGTCCGCAACAGCACGCGCGTCGTCGTGCTCCGCGAGCGCCGCAAGACCTGCGAACTCGTCGGTGACGAGATCGATCCGTCGCGCCTGATGCGCGCCATGGCCGGAGGACACGAAACGTCATGA